Proteins encoded together in one Yersinia mollaretii ATCC 43969 window:
- the yejK gene encoding nucleoid-associated protein YejK has product MSLDIDQIALHQLIKRDEQTLDVVLRDSLLPANAVVEEMMAELHRVYSAKNKAYGLFNEQSELADALKRCRKGDEDFLSFSRAATGRLRDELAKYPFAEGGVVLFCQYRYLATEYLLISVLSSCNSMRVDEQLDLSTTHYLDINRADIVARIDLTEWENNPESTRYLTFLKGRIGRKVSDFFMDFLSAAEGLDTKAQNRGLLQAVDDYCADAELGKNERQAYRQQVYSYCNEQLQSGEEIALQELAQELPKFGEKDFQQFTAEQGYALEESFPADRGTLRQLTKFAGSGGGLSINFDALLLGERIFWDAATDTLTIKGTPPNLRDQLQRNSGKG; this is encoded by the coding sequence ATGAGTCTGGATATCGACCAGATAGCCTTACATCAGCTTATTAAGCGCGATGAACAAACGCTTGACGTGGTGTTACGCGATTCCCTGTTACCTGCCAATGCTGTCGTTGAAGAGATGATGGCCGAGCTGCATCGTGTTTACAGCGCCAAAAACAAAGCTTACGGCTTATTTAATGAGCAAAGTGAGCTGGCGGATGCGCTGAAACGATGCCGTAAGGGTGATGAAGACTTCCTCAGCTTTAGCCGTGCAGCGACCGGGCGTTTACGTGACGAGTTAGCCAAATACCCGTTTGCTGAAGGGGGGGTGGTGCTGTTTTGCCAATACCGCTATCTGGCAACCGAATATTTGCTGATCTCGGTGCTGAGCAGTTGTAATAGCATGCGAGTGGATGAACAGCTTGATCTGAGTACTACCCATTATCTTGATATTAACCGCGCGGATATTGTTGCCCGTATTGATTTGACTGAATGGGAAAATAATCCTGAATCGACTCGTTACCTGACCTTCCTGAAAGGGCGGATAGGGCGAAAGGTATCTGATTTCTTTATGGATTTCCTGTCAGCAGCCGAAGGGCTGGATACCAAAGCGCAAAACCGTGGTTTATTGCAGGCAGTTGACGACTATTGTGCAGATGCCGAGTTAGGCAAAAATGAGCGGCAGGCCTACCGTCAGCAGGTTTATAGCTACTGTAATGAGCAGTTGCAGTCTGGCGAAGAGATTGCTTTGCAGGAGTTGGCTCAAGAGCTGCCGAAGTTCGGCGAAAAAGATTTTCAGCAATTCACGGCTGAGCAGGGTTATGCATTGGAAGAGAGCTTCCCGGCGGATCGCGGCACTTTGCGTCAGTTGACCAAGTTCGCGGGCAGTGGTGGCGGGTTGAGTATCAATTTTGACGCGCTGCTGTTGGGTGAGCGTATTTTCTGGGATGCGGCGACGGATACGCTGACCATTAAAGGTACGCCACCGAATCTGCGCGATCAGCTACAGCGTAATTCAGGCAAGGGTTAA